CATTCTGTCCAGTTCTCTTTGTACTGTGTCACACATAGCTAATGGGCTCTGGCGTGGTTTGATGTAATAGGGTGCCTGCAGCTTCATTTGGAGCTCACAGGTAAAGCCCTTTGTCTTCCCTTGGTGAAATGAATACATCACTTTATGCTTGCTTAGAAGATTTGTTAATTTGTGCTGGTCATTTTGAGGAATTTCTACTATCTCAGCCATGTCATCGTCTATGACTTCGTTCTGACTGGTACTGTGGAATTTTGCAGGCGGTGGATCATTTATCTCTCTGTTAAAACACTGTATTCTGTTAATTCAGATCCTAGCTAAAAGGTTGCAGTGTGTAAAAATAGCAACTCAAGTGCGCGATCTTTACTATGTATTGATCAGTCTCGTAAGGGTACAACCACTTTGTTAGGTTCGGCCCTAATTCTCACTGCCCCTTTAATAAGTCTAATTGCCCTTGTTTCCAGACCATCCACTCCCATCCTAGGACGACTGGGTACAGAAATGAGGTACAGTACTTCTAgcacacctccatccgctcgatacaaattgaaacgagactagtcagaccaggcaacatatttctagtcgtcaacagtccagtgtcggagttgacgggcccaggtgaggcgtaaagttttgtgtcttgcagttagttatcaagggtacacgagtgggacttccgttccgaaagcccatatcaataatgtttcgttgaatggttcgcacgttgacacttgttgatgggccagcattgaaatctgaagcaatttgtggaacggttgcacttctgtcctcttcagtcgtcgttggtcccgttcttgcaggatctttttccggccacatctatgttggagatttgttgttttaccggattcctgatattcaagatacactcgtaaaatggtcgtacggaaaaatccccacttcatccgtacctcggagatgctgtacccAATCGCTCGTGcgtctactataacaccacgttcaaagtcacttaaatcttgataacctgccattgtagcagcagtaaccgatctaacaactgcgccagacacttgtcttatatagacgttgccgaccggagcACTGTTGTCTGCCTATTTCATATctgtgtatttaaatacgcatgccttaccagtttctttggcgcttcagagtatatcACAAACATAGGTTCTTCAGCCAATCCAATGCTGCAGCCAGTGGTTTCACACATTTCGCATGAACAATTTTCGATCATTCTCCATTGAAACACTGATTTACTGCATATTCCCTGTCCAGTGCGGATTCTGTTGAAGTTACACCATACCCTTCTACTAAGGTTGAAACCAGTGACTTTGATTGTTGGGTCCTTCATGAGTTTGCAGTTTCTGACTTCTTGTCTCCATTGTGATTACCAACGTTTGTCTGTAGTGGTGGTAGcggtaagtccctatgggaccaaacggcggaggtcattggttcctaggtttacacactacttaatctaacttaaactaacttacgctaaggacatcacacacacacccatgcccgagggaggattcgaacctctaacGGGGGTAgcagcgcgaactgtgacaaggcgcatCAACCGCGCATCGTCTGTAGTAGAGTTCAGAAGTTTGTAGCTGTTTTCACTGGGGGATTTCTTGATTTCAGTCCCAATTCCATGCGTTCACTGCTAAGATGGACAGAATCGGTATGAATATGCAATGCTGATTTCACAGAAAGAATCCCGGTCTGGGGCAGTCGTATGCTGCTCACACCAGGTAGTCATGGGGTGGAATTTGACCTGACTGTTTCTCTAACTAATCTCAGTGCTTGGTTGAGTTGGACGTCAACAAGATTTGTGTGGTTTCTATTAATCCAAACAAGGGCACAATACTCAGCTGCAAAGTAGGCCAAAGAGACGATGCTGGTTCTCAAGGTGTCGGCGTCAGCACCACAAGATGTATTTCTTAATTTTTGGATTACGTTTGTTCTGGATTTTACTGTACTGAGACAGTTTCGAGATTATGTTTGTAGGACAAAATTTAATCAAGCGTTACTCCCAGAGATTTAGGATACAGATTGTGTCCTAAGATGGTTCCTGTGGTGTATATTCTCACTTGAAAGTGGGCCTGAAGGAAGGAAGGTTGAAACTTATGTTTTATTGAGATTTGACATATGTCCCCACtttctaaaataatcatttattacTTGCAGATCTTGAATGAGTGTGTCCTCTGTTTGGGCTAAGTTCATGCTCTATGTGGCTATTGCTATATCATCTCCATACCTAAACTTTCGAGACGTTGTGGTAGGGATTCTGACATGCAGATGTAGGACATAAGTGTGGCCAGAATGGAGCTCTGAGGAAGGATTCGGAATCTGATTTTCTGTCATTTAACAGTACTTGCAAGGTTCTGTTGCTGAGGTTTTGAGTCATAAGGTGAAAAAAAGCGTTGCTGGGAAATAAGTTGTGGAGTTTTACCAATAGGTCCTCCTTCGAGACCATGTCGTAGGCACAGCTGTCTTCAGCTTTTTCTGAAAACCATTTTCGATGAGTTGTCAGGGATAGCACTTGATCACAGCAATTTCTCCCTGGCATAAAGCTGGCTTGTTCGATGGTTATGCACTTCTCAACGATAGGGAAGAGTCTCTTGCAGATTCTTCGGTTAAAACTTCCGggatgagaggccgtggtcgatgtataaaatttccacctaacgtttcgtctccatctgcgggaaacATCTTCTGAGAtcatccggctactgccactgaggctccaggtactctcgcgtTTATGGAGCCTATCTTTGGAAggagtcatcattctcgattaagagtaatcgattgtcattctgctggtgcAACGTCGgcatccatattttgtctaactttaacacttcctcttttctattaaagttgttatggtgtttgtgaatctctattgcctcTCTAACCATGcccgcatgataatgggatgttcgtgatagaacgcttgtctcattaaatttaatttcgtggttcccacccctaaaaacatgctcagctacggccaattattcgatgtgtcctaagcgacagtttcttttatgttcggctaagcaggTGTTCACacctcttttcgttgttccaatatatagtTGTCCACAGctacatggaattttgtatacctcaGGTCAGGGCCGGCGTAAGGCACGTGCGAAACGTGCCGCCGCATGGGGTGGCAAATctgccccccccctcttttttttccccaacattgatgcccaagaggggattcgaaaccaaaccGCAGAGGGAGCGGCTTCGGTaactgtggcatggcgcctcgactacctgccggccgcccctgttgaacaaggggagggaggaggactaatttcttcctcgccaaAACCATCATGTTTTCGCCGGAGGAACAGAGAGGAGGAAGCAGTTTGACGTACACGCCAGTATTCTTATGAGTGGAGCGCTGCCAGCCTGTTACGCGCCGTGCgtttactcaaaaatggttcaaatggctctgagcactatgggacttaacatctgaggtcatcagtcccctagaacttagaactacttcaacctaagtagcctaaggacatcacacacatccatgcccgaagcaggattcgaacctgcgaccgtagcggtcgcgcagttccagactgaagcgcctagaactgctcggctagaGAGGCCGGCGTgcgtttactcacaactaatttttcagaagacgaaatctaatttggaaattcgaatgcaatgttcgatactgcggttacatgtttagcctgaagcaattttgctaagcccttcaatggcagtttccgagtgttttattcttcccgcattatggaaaaaaatggttgaacatcactacagtcaaacatgtccaacacctacaGTGGCTAGATGTATTCCGAATGGGTAAATACGctgcgagtaattacaagggataaagacaaTGCTAATAAGCCTGGCATAAGTTGGGCTTCGACATATTTTTGAATACTTTTGCTGTCCGTTTCTCAGTGATAGTCGGACGTTTTGGTTTCTGAGTCATGAGACACCTGTCTCCGCCTGCATGAACAACAGttaaactctgaccggcacttttgtttgacaatactactcgcacattatcactttgccaacatttatttactgtataatgcgtgtgaatccatgtttcatcttagtaaactactggtcgctttgattctgatgaaaacctgagaaagtATGGTCTTTTAGCAATAATGGCCTCTCGTCCGCaaaaacaaaacgttaattttgacaccttctaaaacgaaaatcCTTAGACAAAACattgcttctaagggtttccttgCTAACTTTGAAGCACATTTCTGTTTGACGAAAGTTGTGCATTTTCACAAAGTTCGTATTCTTTCTATTGTTCGTAATGCcatagaaattgctgcctgataatacatttatccatatcatcGCTCACATACTTATTGCGAGCTTGGTGCTTCATCTTCTTGGGCGCTAGTTTCACCGTAGCCTCGCTGTACCTCGTCACGTGATCTAGTTCCGGGCACTGCCGCGTCACCACTTCGCCTTTCCAGGCAGTAGGTATTGTTGCGTTCTCTTCAACGAAAACTACAGAATTCGTTTCGGTAGTTGGCCGAGGAAGTCAAGATTGGTCAGAAGCACTTTCATTGCGTTTCGTAAGAACAGAAGAATTGGTGCGTCCGAATTTCTTGCAACTTGGGATGTAATTGGTAAGTACTTTTCATACAACGTACAATTAGTATTGCGCATGCACGTTACTCGTAAGTTAGATTGcagaataggaaaatttatttttcttatgatctgttacttcaaaaattAGCAAGTCAGCAAATAAGCACGCGTCGTCCCAatagctagaatgaaaataaagcgaAGACAAGTGAAGTAATATGGCGATGACTAATTTGTTACCCCTTATTCTATAATCAGACACGAAAGAAGTAACACATGGAAGTAACACAGATGtccagtgtcagttctttgaaatgagCAACCACAGTGCAGTGAGTTAATATATTTCGACTAGCATTAGTACCCATCGATGCCCGGGtgtgtatttattgcattattatgttactccatctccttattcttcctctctccattGTCTTCCGCCCCACTCTTTGACCGTTTGACCTGCGTCTGTAGTGAAATTCGGCCTGaattcttatgacttcatctcctgaACAGTGTATCCTACACTAACATCATTTTCCGTTTACGTGCAGTGGAATATCAGGAAActgtctgcgaagtgtgttgcaaataaagttagcaCACTGACATAAACAGTTAGTTTCACGTAATCGCTCTTTACAGGATGGATCGAAACACGTCCGACGGTGGAAAAAGACTGTCTGGCAGTGAATATAGGAAAAGGCGGGCGCTGACGGAAGATGACGATAAGAAGCAAATGGATGCACTAAAacgatatttcaagccaaagagagaacGACCTAGCAGCGGCGAGGGTGcaaaaatagatcctgaaagtacAGAAACTAGTGGAGCTACTGTAGCTACATCCTTATCTTCAGGACATGATCAGAAAGTTGACGAACACAGTACTGCAACCACCGCATACAGTAGCAATGCTGACGGTGGGCCATCCACAACATGTTCAACAGACCTCGTCTGGACTGAAGACCTGCTTTTTAACGAAAGCTCCGAGTTTGAAAcatcaggcagaactgaaattaggcgacccgattcggaaaataccggaggaacatcagccgaggtactcaccaccggagaagggattgaaggcgagcctaaactggaagacacaaatgactcagatcccggaagatggcctgaaattattaccgactgcattcgaacgactttggtcatgcgaggtcctcccgagcgcattaaggaagctgaagaatgtCCTAAAAATGCGGACAATCGGCGTTTCAGCCCCgtgcactacagctattctttGAATTTAGAAGAAGTAGATAGACATTGGTTGTTGTAATCAAAGAgcaaggatgctgtgttctgctttttttgcaaacttttttcgtcatctacagtaaaaattgcaaagaacgGTATAAGCGACTGGAGGCACCTTGCTTCGTATCTCTAAAGTCACGGGAAGTCTACCGAGAATTTGAGTTCACATAAAAAGTGGATCGTGTTTTCCGAGGGACTGAAAAAGTCACGAACTGTCGGCGCCCATCATCAAAGGCTTCTTAATACTGAAagcgaacattggaaaaacgttcttGAGCGCTTAATAGCAATAATTCATTTCATGGGTCGGCAATGTCTGCCTTTGAGAGGAAGTACAGATACACTCtttcagcctgacaacggaaacttcttgaaacttgttgaattattcggaaagttcgacactgtgatgatggagcacctgcacagaacaaagcaaAGCAACGTGAGAACAAGGGTCatcattatcttggaaaagaaacacagaatgaaataattcatcttattggatcatctataaccaacaacattctaCTAATGACGAAATCTGAAAGGTATTACAGTATAATTCTGGGCTGCacaccagatatttcaaaagttgagcagatgacagttgtggtacgtttcgtccaggagacaAGACTCAACGGGGTATACGATGTCCGAACTCAGGAGCATTTCTTGGGATTTCTTCCAGTGCCCGATTCTTCAAGCTCCACTTTGACGCAGGTCGTACTCAAGTTATTGGAagataaaaaaatcctattgtgtaaTATGAGATGACAAGGATACGACAATGGAGCtaacatgaaaggaaagaagtctggtctccagaaaagaatttcagatatgaacaagagagcattttatgtaccatgtagcagtcactcattgaatcttgttgtaaacgatgccgctatgtcttataaatatgctgtttccatgttttcgacaGTGAAAAGCTTGTATGACTACTTCTCGCCCTCCGTTCGACGTTGggatgtcttgaagaagtatctgcctaacctgtcgctgaagccactgagcgatactaggtGCACTTGCTCCCCTGAGGTTTCAAGTTGGAggcgtttatgatgcactggttcagATATCAGAAGAATTCGATGGCATGACCGCTCAAGAAGCAACGGCACTtgcgaatcaaataaaaaattacacttttctcaTTTCTCTGGTAATCTGGTACGACGTTCTGCATCACATCAGTGTAGTCAATAAGACCCTCCAGACCATTGACGTAAATGTTTCTGAGGCCGTCGAAATGCTTGAAAAAACGAAAGCATATTTTGagacctgcagaacagaagaaaagtttgtgtctttCTTGACGGATTCCAAAGAACTGGCTACAGAATTAAAGCTagaagatctaacgttaccacgGATAAGAGTTTCCCAGCGACGAAGTAAGAAGCCAATACACTTTACCTATGAAGGAAGACAATAGATGATCCAACAAAACGTTACAAGATTGAATTATACTATTGTCTTTTAGACATAGTAACTACACCTTTGGATGAGAGATTCTatcaactgaaatctcattgtgattattttgattttctctacgacatcggcaagctgaagaatgcacctcctgacagcctggacacaaagtgtagaaacttcgcagcgattttgcaagatcatgagtcaggcgacattgatgcactggagttgagggaagaactaaaagtgctttcaacattgttgaaagctGGAATAGGTTCAAAAGAGACTCTGATGGTtataggaagacataatttttgccctaatgttaacattgctctgagaattctcctaacactcccagcgacagttgcgagtggagagaggagtttctcaacactgaaattgataaagacatatagccggccggtgtggccatgcggttctaggcgcttcagtctggaaccgcgtgaccgctacggtcgcaggttcgaatgctgcctcgggcatggatgtgtgtgatgtcgttaggttagttaggtttaagtagttccaagttctaggggactgatgaccacaaatgttaagtcccatagtgctcagagccatttgaaccatttttgataaggacatacctccgatcaacgatgagccaaactcgtttgaatgatcttgcaacaatatcgattgagcacgagcttgcagaggacttaaattacacagatcgtgtgaaagagtttgtacaagcaaaagccaggaaggttcgatttgtctagcatttttttaaaattttgtattatgatcagtgtcttggttatttactgtgttgtttcttattttgttcaacattaaatagttactgtaaatattattgttcaaaccaaattatcgttaaattgtaaatatattttgttttccgttgaatacattatctgttcacaatcattgaaaaatgtttacgttaactgtacgcgactttcagcctcattgcattcgttttattgtttcaccagtacttgtccggttttcttctagccacacctcgtaagttcatgccgcgcgggattagtcgagcagtctgaggcgctgcagtcatggactgtgcggcttggtcccggcggaggttcgagtcctccctcgggcaggggtgtttgtgtttgtccttaggataatttaggttaagtagtgtgtaagcttagggactgatgaccttagcagttaagtctcataagatttcacacacatttgaacactttgtaaattcacaaggcttgttaaaattagctagatttcttcgatcaggtttgactccatttttgagctggtgCCCAGGAACTGCTTTGAACAAATCTGTAGAGAATGTCACCAATCAgtggcaatttttgtttttattttccagatctacaAAGATTTCGGGCACAGTGTGGCTATTCTCAATGCtttgagttatgtttacatctataccATTATGCTGAACGTAATTGTCaagatgacggtttagatgtaagcacatattaaaagctttgAGAGTGTCACTCAGTGGCCGAAACCTgggtagatctgaaaagtaaaaacaaaaattgagaTTGATTGCTGAGATTtcctacagatttgtttaaataaaattccacaaacgttttgtaaaaaaaaggtacggggggtgggggggtggctgGGGGTGGCAATTTAGCAGCTCGCACGGGGCATCACTCGGGCTTGCGCCGGCACCCCtgggggtgtcgggcgtcttttgcagttcttaaatattccttaatcttcttggtgtgtctgaagattgtttcgatgccatacttggccagaactttcgtAAGTAGTCCACTGAAAAAAGCTACTGTTCTTCGAATCATTGCACTTTCGTACTCCATCATCTAAAATAATTCCGCCCCACTTCCAAAAATTGAGCAGTCCGTCACTAGCTGAAACTGTCATCTAAGGTCTGGATGATATAGTTCTGAGGCATTACAAATTTGCTGTTTAATCCTTCTGAACTACTATTGACACTTCCACACAGAATTGTGACTCGTGAGGGCTAACAGGTGCAGAGTACTGACAGCTTGATACCTCATAAATTTTCTGTAGAAATCAGCCATTCTCATAAAAGCCCACACTTGTTATGTGGTCTTCAGCTCAGTCACTTCAAGTATACCCTCGAGTTTAGCgaagtcagttctagtgtaatatatctgtcctatgaatacccgtttatcatctgcatttcttcttggtgtagcaattttaatggccagtagtgtataattttatttaatattctgcttgccagtgccagttgtattgaggCATCCTTTTCAGGCTCAGCAACTATAAGGCTATTATAGTGACTAGTAGATGGTTCTGCCATATCATCTGGCAACATTCTGTCCAGTTCTCTTTGTACTGTGTCACACATAGCTAATGGGCTCTGGCATGGTTTGATGTAATAGGGTGCCTGCAGCTTCATTTGGAGCTCACAGGTAAAGCCCTTTGTCTTCCCTTGGTGAAATGAATACATCACTTTATGCTTGCTTAGAAGATTTGTTAATTTGTGCTGGTCATTTTGAGGAATTTCTACTATCTCAGCCATGTCATCCTCTATGACTTCGTTCTGACTGGTACTGTGGAATTTTGCAGGCGGTGGATCATTTATCTCTCTGTTAAAACACTGTATTCTGTTAATTCAGATCCTAGCTAAAAGGTTGCAGTGTGTAAAAATAGCAACTCAAGTGTGCGATCTTTACTATGTATTGATCAGTCTCGTAAGGGTACAACCACTTTGTTAGGTTCGGCCCTAATTCTCACTGCCCCTTTAATAATTATAATTGCCCTTGGTTTCAGACCATCCACTCCCATCCTAGGACGACTGGGTACAGAAATGAGGTACAGTACTTCTAgcacacctccatccgctcgatacaaattgaaacgagactagtcagaccaggcaacatgtttctagtcatcaacagtccagtgtcggagttgacgggcccaggtgaggcgtaaagttttgtgtcttgcagttagttatcaagggtacacgagtgggacttccgttccgaaagcccatatcaatgatgtttcgttgaatggttcgcacgttgacacttgttgatgggccagcattgaaatctgaagcaatttgtggaacggttgcacttctgtcctcttcagtcgtcgttggtcccgttcttgcaggatctttttccggccacatctatgttggagatttgttgttttactggattcctgatattcaaggtacactcgtaaaatggtcgtacggaaaaatccccacttcatccgtacctcggagatgctgtacccAATCGCTCGTGcgtctactataacaccacgttcaaagtcacttaaatcttgataacctgccattgtagcagcagtaaccgatctaacaactgcgccagacacttgtcttatatagacgttgccgaccggagcACTGTTGTCTGCCTATTTCATATctgtgtatttaaatacgcatgccttaccagtttctttggcgcttcagagtatatcACAAACATAGGTTCTTCAGCCAATCCAATGCTGCAGCCAGTGGTTTCACACATTTCGCATGAACAATTTTCGATCATTCTCCATTGAAACACTGATTTACTGCATATTCCCTGTCCAGTGCGGATTCTGTTGAAGTTACACCATACCCTTCTACTAAGGTTGAAACCAGTGACTTTGATTGTTGGGTCCTTCATGAGTTTGCAGTTTCTGACTTCTTGTCTCCATTGTGATTGCCAACGTTTGTCTGTAGTGGTGGTAGcggtaagtccctatgggaccaaacggcggaGGTCATtggtgttgtggactgacaagagcagccagtccacgatgaagtagccgatagggcacgcgtcaaatcacgccgtcttgcgttaaatctgaaacaggatatgtggtaaaagctataaggaaaagaacggagcttctcatatacttatctttaatttcttcttgtacatctctattgtgaacacaagtgagactctctccagatatggataactgcgccttgctaggtcgtccgtactactgggggcgagttctagtcagtctctcgagacctgccatgtggtggcgctcggtctgcgataacacagtggcgacacgcgggtccgacatgtactagaggaccgcggccgatttaagctaccacttagcaagtgtggtgtctgacggtgacaccacaattggttcctaggtttacacactacttaatctaacttaaactaacttacgctaaggacatcacacacacacccatgcccgagggaggattcgaacctctaacGGGGGTAgcagcgcgaactgtgacaaggcgcatCAACCGCGCATCGTCTATAGTAGAGTTCAGAAGTTTGTAGCTGTTTTCACTGGGGGATTTCTTGATTTCAGTCCCAATTCGATGCGTTCACTGCTACGATGGACATAATCGGTATGAATATGCAATGCTGATTTAACAGAAAGAATCCCGGTCTGGGGCAGTCCTATGCTGCTCACACCAGGTAGTCATGGGGTGGAATTTGACCTGACTGTTTCT
This sequence is a window from Schistocerca nitens isolate TAMUIC-IGC-003100 chromosome 3, iqSchNite1.1, whole genome shotgun sequence. Protein-coding genes within it:
- the LOC126249458 gene encoding uncharacterized protein LOC126249458 codes for the protein MTAQEATALANQIKNYTFLISLVIWYDVLHHISVVNKTLQTIDVNVSEAVEMLEKTKAYFETCRTEEKFVSFLTDSKELATELKLEDLTLPRIRVSQRRNIVTTPLDERFYQLKSHCDYFDFLYDIGKLKNAPPDSLDTKCRNFAAILQDHESGDIDALELREELKVLSTLLKAGIGSKETLMVIGRHNFCPNVNIALRILLTLPATVASLLKLARFLRSGLTPFLSWCPGTALNKSIYKDFGHSVAILNALSYVYIYTIMLNVIVKMTV